TGCGTCTCCTTTCTCATCTCGGccctgcgtcctccgcccctTCCGCCCAACCGCCCTCGGCGGTTTCGCGATTCGcggagcaggcgccgcgtcccccgCGAGTAGACCGGCGTGCTCTCGTTCGCGATCTGACAAcgcgtctccggcgtcgcccccTGCGTCGGTGCTGTCGCTCCAGCTCTCCCGCTCCTCCCTCCACAGACCGGGCTCCACGCCGACGGCCTCaggggcctccgccgcgcggctccgcagTTCGCccttgcgcaggcgccgcaggaggcgccggtGCAGCTCACGCAggtgcgtcggcgtcggcgggccTGTGCGCCTCGGGGACCGCGGCGTGGGCAGTTGGAGCCCCAAGTGGGCCAGGGCGGTGACGAATGCGCCGATGTCCTTCGCCTTGAACCGCAACTCggtcagcagcagctgctgaaaGCAGGCGAGCTGCTGAAGCAAGTCCTCCACAGCCCGTACGCTCTCCCGCATCCTGCAAGACATCCCAGCCACAGAGACAAGCGCGAGTACAGCCACAGACCCACACGTACcctacacacacatacacctGTAACTGCACATATACTTAGATACATACATCGTGGATACATATCTACACACATACATCAATACGTACATGAATCAGTGCAAACCCGCATcaatgcatgcatacagaCATACTCTGTGCGGCGAACGACCTCAAGGCGAAAGGGGAGGgggcagagacaggcgcagaAAGGCCGTCGGCACGAAACGCGATAAACAGACAGAAGACAGAGCCCAACGTGATTCCAGGCGGAAGCCGCAAACGGCACTGGGGCCGAGTTTACCTGGCTACGTGCTTCGTCGCTTGTCTGAGGGGATCAACTTTAAGCAGGAGCGCGCAGAGttcagcgcctccgctgctccACGGCTGATAGTCCTTGAGAGAAACATCTTGCCTGCTTGTCATCGTGTGCCTCcccgtgtctcctctccgccggagGGGGTGCGTGTCGCTGCTGTGGCTGTCGCCCGCTCTAGCCTTCAGTTTGCGATTCCCTGCGTTTCGCGCGATCTGTGCCAAAACCTCCCGGGCGCTCTACagcctcaggcgcgcgctCATCTCACTCGCGTTGCCCAGACTCGCGCTGAGCCCAGCTCTCTCTGTCTAcggctgcgcgtcttcctcccccACCCCCTGCACTCGACTGTGTCGCGtttcgcgcgctgctcggGCCTCCTTCCCGCAGCCTTTTCGAGTCCCTACTTTCTTCTCAATAAACAGCGCGCCTGGTGAGCCTtacacgcagaagaagccctcctgtgcgcggcgacctgcctcgtcttcccccGCAagggctcgcgcggcgcgaatcGCTTGCTGAGTTGCTGCGGCCGTTCCTTCCCGTccagcgcagagacacccGCCAGCCATCGCTGAAACTCTACCACAGACCGCCGCGCAGTCTGCCAGTTCCACCAGAGAGTTTTGCCGACTTGCTTTTCTGTGGCTTCTCGGCGttgcgtcggcgtcggcctTCGGCTGGGAAACGCCGCCGAAGTCGGCCGCTGCGTCCAGGGGTTTAATGAAAACGGAAGAATACGCAGAAATTCTGCGTCCAAACTACGGAAAAGACTGAAAGAAACGCCTCTGGCCCTGCTTTACGCAATTTTCACAGAGAAAACGATGGAACCGCCCCTTACGTATCCCCTGGAAATACAGCTCGCCGAACCTCCTAGCTGCAGCTTGGCTGTATCTATGCGCGCGCTCTTACGCCGCCGACTGATTTCTTTGGCACGCCTTTCGGCTGCTTCGCTGCGGTTGGAAGACGCATGAAACGCGCACAAAATACGCTTTTCACTTCCTGCGTAGTCTCGGAAGACAAGaaagcagcggcgcagcgcccatGTCTCATGCCGCATGTCTGCGCCCGCTAGAAGCCGCCtggcgagcgcagcagcagctcgactCGGCGAGCAATCGCAggatgcggcgcgcggcgggttGCGGGACGGCAAGCAGCTGAAGTTCGATCCCTCTAAAGCGCATGAGGTTTGCACAAGTCCCTTTGGAGCTGCGCGAAAACACGCCTTTTTGAAAGATGTAGACGAGACCCCTCAGGGTGGCAACCCGGAGTCTCAACCGGTAGAAAATGGTTCGCTTTAGCAGACGTGACACGGCGACCTATCGCGAAAGAATCTGGCGGTCGTCCGCGTTCCTTTTTCTCACAGGGACGACGCAGGCTGGGGACGAGGGCGCCTGGGCGGGCGACAAACTGCAAAACAAAATCTGAAAGAACACGGAGCCTCATGCAAACCACACCCGCGAGCTGAGAGAAGTCTCCCATCCGTGTAGACACTGACTTGGAAAAAACCGCTCACACGTTCTctcccgcagacgcagcagacaaAAACCGCGGGAAGACAAcgcagcgcggaggaagctGTAGAAGGCAGAAGGAACGGAGCGAAGGGGAACGCGAACGCGCAGAAGGAGGGCGAATGAGCGGCAGCGAATTGGTATGTACCACACAGGTTTCATGCAGAGAGAGCTCACCGGGCGCGGACCTGTGTAGACACGAAAAACGCCGAACCTCGTTTCGCCGCGACCCCGCCCTTTCTCCTccccgctctcctcgccgccagTGCGTGCACCTTCTCTCACTTTTGGCAGTCGGCAATCCGCCGCAGAAAAAATTGGCCAAGGCGCTTTCACCGTTGCACCGACTGTTCttgtgtacgtacaccccaGCGACGCAACTTCGTGGCGCGAGAAACTGTCGCGAAAGATCCTACACATTGCAGTTCCCCTTAGCCCGGAGAGTGCCGCCTAGCTCGCCTTCCCGTTCGTTCGGGTTCGCTGCGAACGGATGTGTCAACCGCAACGGCGCCTCACATGTGTCTTCTCGCTGGGGGTCACGGCGTAGCGAGTTTCGCGAAAACTTGCGTGCTGCGGAGCTCTTTGAGCTCGAGTGCAGCGCATCTGAGTGAGCGAGCCACAAACGGCGGGTCGTGGTACTCCGCAAAAGTCGTCAAGTTCTCTCGTGGTGTAACGAAGCTCAAAGATGAAGTGGGAAAGCAGTCTCAAACTTCTTACCACACTTCGAACGGCATCTAGACTGGATAGATCGTTGACGGACCAGGCGGCTTGAGATGCTCAGGGCCTGCGACTTGCGCGTGTCTTAGAGCCAGTCTCTGAGATGTCGCACGATTTTCACTAACACGCAGCGCCTACGGGCTACGGCCTTCTCCGTGGAGTTGTtggcctctgccgctgcaACGGTAGTTCGCGTAACGACGTCGATTCGGCGTAGGACTAGCCACGCTCAAAGGCAATGAGAAAGTCGTTAGAGCGTGGCGCCGTAGAGAGCTCTAAACCCTAATCTATGCGCCGTGGGGTAGGCCCGCGTTGGACACCCTCGCCACACACTGAGCCGCGGTGCCTAGGATGATGGTGAACCTTTGAAAACAGTCTTGGTGCATCCACAGAACAGCGGAAGTGCAAATATGGAAGCCGTGCTTACGCGCGCGGATTCCCTTTCGTTTGTCAACACGTGCAACTTTCATCTGAAGCTCAATATTCCAGAGGCGTATCCTTGCTGTGAAGGCTCGCTGCACTCCAGAATATGCGGGGCACGGCCTAGCAGGGCCGCAGGAGCCTGAGACGCCGTCATACGAGCTTCCCCCGCCACTGAGGACGCCTAGAACGAGGCGGAGCGCTCCGAGATCATacttcgcctgcgctgcgtgcgacgccctgcgcggccccAAAGATCCCAGGCCCCCGCGGCTATTCTGAAGGTGCCAGATGTGGCGGAAGAAACGGAGGAAGATATGACCCGCCAGAGGACGCGCTGTGGATGCGTAGAGACCAAAACGTGGAGGGACGCTCTCTTCATCCTCACGCATGCAGGCCCCACCGAAACGGGCTACAGGCCTTGGGTCTGTGAATACATCCGTCTGTGGGAATGGattatatatctatatatagtgtatatatattctaTATGAAATATATATAGAATAGATAtatagtatatatatatatgtatatgcgtcTAACGTGCGCGCAGTTCTGAAGAGGCGCGTACAGCAAGCCTGTGTCCGCTGGAGGGCATCGGAGTTCTGTGGGCGCGGGAAGACATCCGGCCTCAGCGTCTTTCTGACTCTCAGTCCTGTGCCTCGACTGAAACGCCTGTCGATGCacccgcagctgcctctcgaTGACGCAGGCAATGCAATCGAGAGGCAGCTGCCTTCTACGTCTGCACAACCAACGTCGCCAGACACTCGCAAACGACTCTTGCAAACCAGTGCATTCCAACGTCCCAGAAATACCgcataatatatatatatatatatttgtaaaAGTACGTGGGTGTCTGCTCGAGCCTGAAAAGACTCCCGCGTGTCGTGGGCCTTCACCCCTGCAGCTGCAGTTCGATAGGCAGAACTAGGAAACTTCtccgcgcgaaggaggcgccttTTTCCGTCTCTGctcaaccctaaaccctagacctaacagaggaagcagagcgaaCCAAAGAGTTGAAAACAAGAAAAAACACATTATGCCTCGCACCTCCGCCTGGCGCAGCGTCGCTCGATCCAAGAATCACACTGCCGAGGAAAAAGCCGATGCAACCTCCGAAGTCTACCTCCTCGTTGAATGTGCATGCACTCCCATGCAGTCGCACACACGTACagatatatgtaaatatatccatatatataaatatttGCGAAGGGTAACTGGTGATTCCCAGCCCAGCGAGACACACTCAGAGGGCTGTGCGTGGACTGGGAGACGCGACAAAGCTTCGCCCAGAAAGCTGCGCGCTTGCCTGCAAGCGCCGCGAATAAGCGTGCCCACAGAGATGCAGCGGACTGCCCTGTTCGTCATCTGTATTTGCAAACGCGTTTGCAGAGCGAGCCACACGGACGAGAGATCGACATCCAGAGAAGAGGCAACCTTCCCAGGTGAAGTTTGCGCACTTCGGGCGCTGCGGGCCTGCAAAAGAGACTTCAGCGCTTCTCATTCAGACTCCAAGGAACATTTCGCGTCAAACCGCTGACGGgtcgccagctgcgccaCATGCGAGGAGAATGTTGCGAACTGCCGCCGTCCCTGTTTCACGTCGCGCCagggctgcagagagaggaaagaaaagaaacaGAATGCAAACAGAATGCAGAAGAAGATACTTCAAAAGACAGAAACGCGGCTTCGGCCTCAGACACAAAGTGTCTCTCCAGTCGGCCGCGTCACTTCGCTGGGTAAAACAAAAGCAGAAATGCATTTGAGCTCCAAGCATCCTTAATGTGTGAATGCGCTTCGACCGAAATCCGGCTAGCGCGTACATCTACGTTCTAAGCTCCAGAGGGTCGGCAGCCACACAGACACGCTTTGTCGCGACAAAAGGCGCCTCCTCAATCAACTCAGCACACCTCATGGCACATCTATTGATTCCTTTCTTCCTTTCCATATCGATCTAGCTACCTATCTATCTTCTCATGCATCGGTCCTCGTCTTGCTGCGCCACATGCTCGAGTGGGCTTCGAGTGTTCTTTATTTCTCACCTGTCCTTCGAGTTTTGTCGGGTCGATTCGTCTCGTCCTTCACGAAGACCGGCaagctatcgtctctgcgGAGGATTTTGAAGAGGCCAgcgcccgcctcctgccGCCCCTCCAGCCTTActcccggcgcgcgcgcgtcgagaaaggcgcgaactgccgcgaaggacgcgaacTCGTCTGCGGAGTAGAGGACCACGAAAGCTCCCGAGTACgtggcgcccgacgcgcggaggggaggggggggatgcggcgcagccgctgcagacgagaaCTGCGAGGCGACCtcgacggcgtcgcgccgcagcgccgctgcgcgggcggcgacgcacgaggggggggcagcggcgccgcgtctgctgcggacgCTGCCGTCCCTGAGGACGTGCGGCAGCTcaagcggcgaagagggagataaagaggcagaggaagaagaggaagtcacggaagaagaagagccgcgcaccgcgagcggctgcagctcccGTACGGCCTTctgcagaagaaaggaaTGCGGGAGATCGGCGGCGTTGCTTGTCACAGTCAGCGGCGCAACGGGCACGCCAGAGatcgcaggctgcggcgcatacgaggggagagacagcgggagAAAAAGCGTGCGGTGCTTGTAAAGCGGATaccggcgaggcagaggattGTGCGCCATCCGCCACGGGTAAATACGCGGGATGGAACGCCGAGGCTCCACGCGCGACTTCCTAAAAACAAACACAATGCttcagagaaaaaaaggacATCACGCGACAGACACGTTGTCACGCCCACTCCCACACTTCACGCGTGACGGAGTGAACCGCCAGAAGAGCAGAAAGAAGGTAGGGAACGCAGGCAGTTCGCCTCAACCTCCCCCTGCACAACGCCCCGGCAGCGGAACGCGCCGACGCAAACActgagaagacagagacagacgggGAAACGCCAGGTGGAGAGAATGTccgggcgagaagaaagcagaggaggcagcgagacaTGAACGAATAGAGGAACCTCCACACCTCCCTCGTGTGCTGTGTGAGCGCTCGGCGCGAGGGGAGCTCGCCCACCGAGAAAGATAAGCCGGAATTGAAGCGACAGTTGAGAGGAACTtacggcggcagacgcatgAAGGCCCTCCATTCCGCGCGGTTCTTGAAGGAGATGCCCCGAGACAGCAAGACCGGCGCCAGGGGCCTGCTTGCTTTCTgtgcggagaagaaaaagagcgaaagcgagagaggagacgaagatgcagcgagaagagatacgggaagagaagacgaaaaagaggCGCTCACAGAAGGTAAACAAGGCGAAGAAGTAGATTGGAGACAActggaggcagcggaggaagcagcgccaccggccgcagacgagagagagggagcaggAAGACAGGGAGAAGACGGGCGTCGCGACACGCGGGCGGAGCCCTGGGAAGAAAACGAGCaagaacgcagagaagaaggagacatgcgcgcgaaagaggaggaagaagcgagaagagcagaagcggaaggcaGAGATGACAAGGCAGAGAGGGCACTGACGAGCAACCTCGCCCTGAAAAGCGCGACACCCGCGTCGCaagccgcgcccgccatATTGCCTGCGGAaaacgcgggcgcgaggaggagacacgaaTCAAGAAAGACGATAAAACTTGGCTGAGCGAGAGACGACCCAACGTCCACGCagccgacgaggaagcgaccCCGGGGGAGCCTCAGCTGGTAAATGCCGATCGGGCTGCGCGTGCGGTGTCTCACGCCGCGCGTAGGGGCAGCAGCTTCCGCCAAGTAGGAAAGAAAGCCGCAAAAGAGAAACGGGAAAGACGCACGAATCAGGAAAACCTAGACAAACCGCCCGGCCGACGAGAAATGCGGACTCCCGCGAGGGCTGCCGCGATGTCGTGTGTACGTACACAGCGTCGGAAAGCAGGTGGAGTCCCCCTGCgccgaaaaaaagagaaTAAAGGAGCGAGCGGCAAAAGTGAAGGCAAGACAAAAAACTTCGAAAGAATCGGTTCTGTCGACCTCTCAGTTGCCCTGCAAGCGCGCATGCAAGAGAAAAGAATGCTCAGACGCGGCGTGGCGCGTGATttgcgcgcgtgcgcacaTGGTGTCATTTTCAACTCGCCCGTGAAGCCGCATCctctcgtctctgcttcgtcaTCTCCGAAGGAGGTCGTTGACattcttcttctttcgccttccgcgccgtcACCTGttcccctcctctctccgctgccgtcgcgcagcgtcgctcAATCTCCGCCGCTCACTCCAGAGGAGGAGATCTGTGTGCGCACCTATTTCGCGATTTGTGGACTCTCCAGCGAAACACAGGGCTCGATTTTTcttcccttcttctcttcacCTCCTCTGCATCCGCAGCTGAACCCTTTCCACCCTTGATTCGCCGAGGTGGACCCCGGTTTACGCAACGAGGCTGTGTGCGCCAGACACGGGCaggagagacgagcgcgccttctttctcgtcgcacccgcctctctgctgtgCGCGCGTGAGCGTCGTCCttgctttttcttttctttcccGTGGCGTCGCGGCCATGGTTACGCGCCTCTGAAGCCGCGAAAATGtctttcgccgccgctccgcccgccgcgggcatcgcgcagcaggcgcaggcgctgtgGGCGATGCTCGATGACCTCGCAGAGTCAGACCCCGAGAGGTATCGCCGCTTCATTCAGCAGCAaatggaggaggcgcgcggcgcccaagGTGCTGCATcatcctcttctccctcatCTTCATCTTCTCCACCTCCTTTATCTTCATCAcctccgtcgtcttcatcttcttcatCTGCTTCTGCATCTCCTTCCTCGTTGTCGCAGTCTTCCCCGCCTCCCGATCCGTTTCGACCTTCTCCGGGCTTCGTGATTCGAACGCAGCTCAACATTCTGTCTCCAGTTGGAGGTGCAGACAGCAGGAAGGCGTCTGCTCTCGAGTCagagtctcctccgccgctgatTGAGGAGCTTGACGATTTCGGCGCGAAGCAaccgagcgccgcgaagccggcgactggagaaagaaagacgcTGGAAGTACTGGAGTACTTTGTGAacgtctgcttctctccactcgtgaaggcgccgacgccgaagagcgcgGACGGTGTATGCACACTCCCGGAGCAGCTCGACGACGCGTTCCTCCCCATCAGCGTCGGTttccggcgcctgctgccggtGAAAGACAAGCGCGACACGGCGCTCTCTGCCGACGCGCGACCAGAGCAGGGCGGCCTcgcaagcgccgcggagaagctgcAGGCCGTCCCACTCTTCTTggatgaggaagaagacgatcgcctgcgagggcggcgcgaggcggcgctttcGGCCGAGgcccgcgtctctcgcgtgtgCGTCGACGTGTGCGTCCATCCCCTCGTCGTGCAGCGGTGCAAGGCAGACCTGCGCTTCAAAGCGTTTTTTGCCACGATCTGCCTCCGGCGGCTGATGCCTCTggagcagctcctcctcctgcagcggacgcgcgagagagaagaatcGGCGAACCAGCCGTGCCGCccgtcttcgcttctcgagggcgcgctgccgagtgagcggagggcgtggggtgccgcaggcgaggaagaggcctccgctgctccctcgcgtctctcgtctctgtTCTGCTTCGtggaggacgagggcggcaagcagcagcgcgtcgaagacgcctgcggcttcttcggtcggaaggagagagaggcgatcGAAGGCATCGCGGTGaacgctgccgcgcgaggccaggaccccgcgcagctggcagcctccgccggcgagctcgtcgtcgccccgcACTCGCTCAGATTTCCCAAGCTCCTCTACAAAGGCGGCAAGGAGGCGCATCTCCACGTGCTGCAGCAAGACTGtgtcgcagagcgccgccgcgaggctgcgcgaggcgacggcggcagcgggaagggcgcgaagcgcacggcgagcgctgccggaggagcgcgggaggcgaacgctggcggccgcgagggcggcgcgccgacagccaagggcgcgggagagggcCCCGGGGGGgaaagcggaggcgggacagacgagcagccgcgcgaaaTCATCatgccgtccgcggcggaggtggAGCACCTGCGCCAGGACATGCGCAGGTTggaggaagagaggcggaggaagaagcgcggggaggaagacgcagcagaagaTCTGattgcggcggcgctgcgcgcgagagaggaagcagccAGGGCCTCTTCGCACCGAGAgacctgcggccgcggcgtggcTCGCCGCTCAGGTCCGCTCATTGAGGTACTCGCCGAAGAGGCTTTTCCGCTCGAGCGAGAAGACCTCGCGActcgagacgccgcgccgcggccggcagcggacagccgccgcggcgaggcagccgcggaggagccggATGGAGGAGACCCCTCCGCTGCCCCGGGCGGAGCAGGCAAAACGCCGCCGTCCCATCACCTCGGCGACGAGAAGTTCCTGCAGCAGGTGAccacgcgccgccttctgcgtgaggcgcgcgctgcctctcctccccctccgcctccactgTCTCGCTTTCCTTGCTCGGCGtcaccgccttcgcctgcgggcgccagcgcctcggcctccgcgcctcccgaggctccgccctcgccctcgcctccgtcgccgtctcctgttgccgcctctgcggcagcttcggtctctgcgctgctggcctcttcgctggacaccgcggcgtccgccgtcCCCCCGGCGCCGGCTGAAGCGCCGCTGTGGCGGGTGACGCatcgcgcgctggcggctgcccgcgcggcggagcgtggaggcgcgtcgccgagtgcagacgcggagaccggAGAGGCACGCCTTCCTGATGCTCGCGAGATCTGCATTGCCTTCGCGCTCCCACTTGATCCGCAGGCGCTCCATGTCGAGGGCACCGAGCGCGAACTCGAAGTCTCAGGCGTGATGCTGACCCccggagaagaaaagaaaacgccCTTCTGCATTCGAGTTCCGCTGCCATACGCCATCGACCCCGACGAGGTATGCGCCTAAGCCGCATAAAAGAAGAGTGAAAAGTCAGCTTATCCAAACACTCCGAATATCTGTCTCGTCGTCATACACATACTTTGTGCGTGTTTAGAAATAAATGAATACgtttgggggggggggggcagcggaGCTACTGACAAGTAGCCGAGGCGGAGGTCTTTCACGTTTGAAAGTCCACTCATCGACATGCTCGTAGCcctaaatatatatacatatatatgtagatgtatATGTTTATGTGTGTATTAATGtatgcctgcatgcgcgtatGCATTCGTGTCTCCATGTGCGCCTCCCTCCGTTTAGAGTCTGGGACCTGAGAAGCTCGGCTGCGTGGGCGTCGAAGCTTCATTTTATGCTCGCTTCGGACTTCGGTTTCGAatgtctctcgctgctgcgtgtgTCGCGCAGGTTGAGGCGAGGCtaaagaagaagaagaatcTCCTCACGCTGCTGTGCCGGCCGACTGGACTATGAcccgaagacgcggaaaagcgaggcgggcgacctCGACGTTTGCGCTGCGAAGGGCTGCGAGCCTTCATCCCAGTTGGAACTGTACATATTACATTATTATTTCATATTATTGTATATTCCGGTCACCCGGAATGTGACTACTTCTGAACGCGGATTTTGGAGCTgcaaagagaaagagaggagaagcaggcTTGGAGATAAACGAGAGCGCCCCGAGAACGAAGAAGCCTTGAAATGTGAAGACACCAGCGGCATGCGTGGACGCGGAGCAGCGCCAACGGAGGAGCGGTGAAAAGATACTTCCAAGCAAAGCGAGAGGAACGAGCACACTGAAGCTGCGAGAAGAAATATAAGACTCGCATGCAGAAATGTGCTCACTaagagggagaagggagAGTCGCCCACAAGGAAACGCCGTTTGGCTGTTCATGTGGAATTTAgctttttctgtgtttttcgttttttgtcTTCTTTGCGTATTATGTCGCATGCCGTGTCGCAGTGGGCGCTGAATGTGCATCAGTGCAGCGAATAATCACGTTGAGCTTTTCAATTTGTTTTCTGAGAAACGCAGTTCCACGTCTCGTGTATTTTGGcatcctgcgccgccgaagcgtcAGCACACAGCAGCTGAATCCCCGCTGCACTCTTGCCTTTTACTCGATCCAGCGGGGCTGAGAAGAAGAGTGCTGGCTTAGTTCCGTCGCGGAGGAGCAAAACAAGTACCCAGCACGAGATGTAGCAGCGGCTGTTGCTTTCCGCGAGCGTGGCGTCTGCAAATCCTGGGAGTCAGGATGCATACGTAGTGAAGTACGCATGTGGGTATCGGGCACCCAGCAGCTCAGTCTGGTACCCTGTTCGCCAGAGGAGGCCTCTGAGGGTCGCCGTTGAGCTCCCCGCGATGTTCAGCGATTTGCAAAAAAAAGAACTTCGTTTGCTTAACCAAGCAAGCCAAGGGCCGCATCTGAGGCGTAATGATCAATACATGCGCGGATACACAGTAAAGACaatatgcacatatacatatgcttATACtcatatgtgcatatatacatatatatacatatatatatgcacatatacagatatatatttAGTTCTTAATATGATCCCTAGTAGCGAGGggagctgcgcgtcgccgccttcccaCTTGGTTGATGGTCGCCACTTTCTCGGGTGCCTGCtccctccttttctcttcttccgtaTGCGCTCTTGCTGAATCCGCAATGACTCTGCGTGCACATCCGCCttcggcttcctccgctcttcgccgctggACCCCAGCCTCCTgcccttcctccgcgtcgtttTCGCCTCTTTTTTCGGCGTCGGCCGCTTCGTCGGCTGGGCGAGCTTCGTCTTCACGTTCCCCGATCTAGGCAGCGCAAAAGATGCAGGATTTTCGCCTTAACGAGCTGCCGCATGAGCACTGCGCCGGTAACGAGGCCGACGCCCCCAGGCACGGGGGTCACAAACTTTGTTTTCTGAGATACCTGATGGAAGTCCACGTCCCCCAGCACTCGCGGCGACGTCCATCTTTCCTTTCCGCGTCCCCCCGGGCCTCCTCGAGCCTCTGCAGATGCGAttgagccgcgcgcgtcctgagaagctccgcgcctgctggaGCTTCCGGCGTCGTCCTGCAGGCTCCCCTGGgctgggcgcgcggcctctgcgccggtggcggcgctccccgctgagctgcgcggcgcgaggacgctCACGCCGACGTCGATgacagccgcgccctcctttACCATGGCGGCCGAGATCAGGTGCGGCGAGCCTGGAGGACACGAGACATCCATTCCACGCGGAAAACGCGAGGCGCTCTGGCGTGCGCAGAAGGGAGGCACAACGCTGACGCGGCACTGCACCAGGAGGGGGGTGGAGGACGACACACGCGGCTAAACGCGCAGCTGACCGAGCGAAAGCGGTgaggcgccgaggcaggGAGAGTATTCTTAAGTACTACGCTGGACATGTTCATTTCTACGCATATCCTAAAGCAGTCAGTTGTCTGCATCTCACGATCGGAGTCATTTCCAGTATTCTAGAAGGTATAACGCCGCAGTCTACACGATTTGAGGGTGAGCACGTTCAACTGAACGCTTCTGAAAGCAACGGTGCAAGCCGAGACAGGGAGAGCGCTCGAAAGTACGAGAAAAGAcgacggcagcagagagagttGAGGGTTTAGGTTCTGGAGCACATCGGACACCAAGACGTGAACGAtacgctgccgcgcctgacgcgtctctcgccacccccccctcccccttgATCTCCTCTGCTTTGCTCCCCCAGGGCGCCGTTTCAGACTGCTGCCCTCactcgctcttctcgccccgtttcctgctttcttcgcgggcgccgccccgcgcgtcTTTGCTCGCGGTCTGTGAGCGTACCTGCCGCTGCGACGATGACGTCTGAGGCCTTCAGGAGCGCCTCCAGATTCCGCGTGCGACTATTGCAGGCGACTACCGTCGCTTGGCactggaggaggagaagcgcgcaAGCCTGACCGACGTTGGCGCTCG
This portion of the Besnoitia besnoiti strain Bb-Ger1 chromosome VII, whole genome shotgun sequence genome encodes:
- a CDS encoding hypothetical protein (encoded by transcript BESB_076910), with the translated sequence MAGAACDAGVALFRARLLVSALSALSSLPSASALLASSSSFARMSPSSLRSCSFSSQGSARVSRRPSSPCLPAPSLSSAAGGAASSAASSCLQSTSSPCLPSVSASFSSSLPVSLLAASSSPLSLSLFFFSAQKASRPLAPVLLSRGISFKNRAEWRAFMRLPPKSRVEPRRSIPRIYPWRMAHNPLPRRYPLYKHRTLFLPLSLPSYAPQPAISGVPVAPLTVTSNAADLPHSFLLQKAVRELQPLAVRGSSSSVTSSSSSASLSPSSPLELPHVLRDGSVRSRRGAAAPPSCVAARAAALRRDAVEVASQFSSAAAAPHPPPPLRASGATYSGAFVVLYSADEFASFAAVRAFLDARAPGVRLEGRQEAGAGLFKILRRDDSLPVFVKDETNRPDKTRRTALARRETGTAAVRNILLACGAAGDPSAV
- a CDS encoding hypothetical protein (encoded by transcript BESB_076920); the protein is MSFAAAPPAAGIAQQAQALWAMLDDLAESDPERYRRFIQQQMEEARGAQGAASSSSPSSSSSPPPLSSSPPSSSSSSSASASPSSLSQSSPPPDPFRPSPGFVIRTQLNILSPVGGADSRKASALESESPPPLIEELDDFGAKQPSAAKPATGERKTLEVLEYFVNVCFSPLVKAPTPKSADGVCTLPEQLDDAFLPISVGFRRLLPVKDKRDTALSADARPEQGGLASAAEKLQAVPLFLDEEEDDRLRGRREAALSAEARVSRVCVDVCVHPLVVQRCKADLRFKAFFATICLRRLMPLEQLLLLQRTREREESANQPCRPSSLLEGALPSERRAWGAAGEEEASAAPSRLSSLFCFVEDEGGKQQRVEDACGFFGRKEREAIEGIAVNAAARGQDPAQLAASAGELVVAPHSLRFPKLLYKGGKEAHLHVLQQDCVAERRREAARGDGGSGKGAKRTASAAGGAREANAGGREGGAPTAKGAGEGPGGESGGGTDEQPREIIMPSAAEVEHLRQDMRRLEEERRRKKRGEEDAAEDLIAAALRAREEAARASSHRETCGRGVARRSGPLIEVLAEEAFPLEREDLATRDAAPRPAADSRRGEAAAEEPDGGDPSAAPGGAGKTPPSHHLGDEKFLQQVTTRRLLREARAASPPPPPPLSRFPCSASPPSPAGASASASAPPEAPPSPSPPSPSPVAASAAASVSALLASSLDTAASAVPPAPAEAPLWRVTHRALAAARAAERGGASPSADAETGEARLPDAREICIAFALPLDPQALHVEGTERELEVSGVMLTPGEEKKTPFCIRVPLPYAIDPDEVEARLKKKKNLLTLLCRPTGL